CTGCAGTCCTTTGGTCATTTTATCTGAGTATGCTTCTTTTTAAACATCTGCTTTCCCTAATGACTGACGTGTTTcaagccagtaacatgctttgactgaGAAGACACTGATCAAAATCTAACCGAGAGCTTTGTTACCTAGCATGCCAAAATATATAACTTAAAAGTATAAAGCTGAGGGAGCACGAAGCCACTATATCAGGAACAGTGGCTttaaacctggttccaggagaccgggagacctaatttgaggcaactttgccatatcaaaccccaagtctcccccaGTGTGCCATAtagtggcctgaaacctaatCTCCTGAacccaagttccaagccacaaagtggctttttGTTCCCACAGGTTAACTtgtgcttattttaaaaagtgtacttACAAAATCTACATAGCAAATGGTAGTCCATGACAGATACTATATGAGTATGGACCTATTTCATAGAAGAGAACAATAATGATTGAAACTACTTCAGGTGGTAGGGTTAATTAGTTCAAGAGTTGAGTGGACTTGCACTCCCATATTTCTctagtgcaggggtctccaaccctgttcctggagagccccaatcctgcaggctTTAGAGATGTCTTTACGTCATCAAGGTCATTAAAGTTCTGGAAAACATGTTAATctggactaattaagccaataactggttcaattaagtaacctAGAGatcggttgaaatgaaaaccagaagaccctgcagctctccagggccagggttggagacccctgctctagtgTGAAGATGAACAGTAGCGAATCCCTGGGCGCTCTCATTACCGTATTAAAACCTAGTGTGTAAACCCAGTTGGTCTGTAATTTACTCTTGCAATTCATACGTTTCTCTCTCTCGGTTCTATTTATGGTGACAGCCTGACAGTCACAGATAGAGGGAGGAAGGAAGTGTTATAGATTGTAACACATACAAGGCTGATAATCCCAAAGGACCATTTGACAAAATACACTTCTGTATACTCACTTTACAGTAAACATGTaataccactactaccactaccactaccactaccactactactactactactactaatactaataataataataataataataataataataataataataataataataatttaggtgAGTTTCTGTTCCATATTGAgtacaacataaaatatatttaagtaattgagaaacAAACCCACTATATAACACATCATACAATTGCAAGAATTGTTCAGTTTGGCTAGGTGGTGTCATAGCCATGGAGATATGTCACGAAATCGACAAAGTTGTTTTGGTTAAActacattaaatgtctctaattactgtgtatttacagagttgTTACATAGTAAGTACttgtatacttacacataattacaatgttattttgcacaGTTACAGTGTCAGAAATTTTTGCACATGTCACAAATTGTTTAAGAAAACTTTTGCAGCTTCTAACAATGTAATTCCCATCAGAAAAATCCCATTAGGGGGTCCCAGTAAGGATAGGGTTTATatcaaaaaaagcacacacacacacacacacacacacacacacacacacacacacacacacacacacacacacagaacacacacacacacacacacacaaacacacaaacacacacacacacacacacacacacacacattgcttatTGCTTACATAGATCCATTTAAGATTTCTTTCTATCAGATTGTTTGTATCAGAATATATTCTAGATTGTATTAGAATAATTTTATTATAGAGCTTTATTGCGGAACTTCAAAGAAAGTCAATGAAAGTGAATGATACAGAGATTCCACTTATCAAATGATTTTTTTGTCAAGAAAAAGGCAATTCCAAAATAACACTAATGACTCAATGAGATGCAATCAGTCACAGACACAATTTCCCTAAAATGGCTATagtgttcttcttttttttcccttcgcAGTTCATCATGAGTGtgggaggctgtgtttttttttcacagttatcacagatttcatgaTTTTCGTGAAGTGTTCACACAGCCTTGTAATATACTTTTCCTGGTGAAAAATCTAATTTCTGATAGAatattgaaaatatacatttttttcatcaCTTCAGAATAAATACCTTATTGATACACTACCATGAAGAGCAGGCAGCACTCATTTAATCTGTGTTAAATAATATATCAAATCATTCCATACAATTAATTTAAAGGGGAACCAGTGATAATGGGACCAGTGCTAAGGATATATAAGAACTTTTTAGCCTaagttaaaaaatgaatagaacACAAATCACCTGTATGCAAGATATTATGAGGGGGAAAACTGCATAGTTCTACCATATCAAGGTTCAAGGTTAATTCTGACAATCtaaacaggcaaacaaacagTGAATGCATTGCGATGAGAATAATATAAAACCTAATGTGTTCCAAGGTGAAAAAGTGCACCTGGGAGCCATATAGTCACCTTGAAATACAGactgaaggatttttttttcaactatcATTTTACCttattatatatttgtacttTAATAACCAAAAAGTTCCATGGaatggaaagaaaacaaacaaacaaacaaaaaaaacccctggGAGTAGAGAGATAAGATGGTGTTGTTCAAGCACAGGAAATGCAACAACAATCGATCTGGAACATCCTTCAGTTAATTATGTGACCCCTGTGGGCAGGGCTAACATCTCTGAGGTCATCCAGCTGTTTCAAGAGGTCACGCCTTTCTCCTTCCAGATGTGAAATCCGCTGACTTTTCTCGTTAACTTCCTGAGGGgaaaattattgaaaaataaaaaaataaaaaaataaaacgaccACACACATTAAATGATGTAACATTTCCATCAACGCTATAAAACCTGTTTGTAAAACTGAATTTTCATCTTGTTGCAATATCAAACTGGAGGAGCCAATGTAACAGGAAGGACTCTGGGGGTGAATGGGCCTTAATCCCAATACAAAAGAGTTGTGCTCCTCAGCATTCCTTTTTgaagagcttttaacctcatcttatgtcacagacaggacagaatccataGCAGCAGTGTAGCACATAGTGTAGCACATAACCCTGACTGTTATACCTACGTACCAGTGGTTATATCCACAATCATCAATctagccacacattaacacacaaaGCTCAAAGGTCtgctatatatacatacatatatatatatatatatatatatatatatatatatatatatatatatatatatatatatatatatatatatatatatattcaaatatgtgacaaggctcttACTGTCCctatggacagctggaaccttgctcgaccaatcacactgcttgtttcacattccattgccagccctggctTTAAAACTCTTTATAACTGCAAAAATCATTAAAAGGTAAGGAACCAGTAAAGAAAACCAGAAAATGTTACTTGAATCTACTTGCTCTTTAAACTTGATAGTCTGTTAACATGATCCCGTTTTGATGTGCAATTAACAACTACGTAAGTTCTGCACCAACCCAGGtcatatttcttcattttaaaccataaaactaattttaaaaggtttacactGACACCAACGATAACTGTTCCCTGTCGATCACTCTCACAGCTACGCAAGCATGCTGCATTTCTGCATTATCTACTGACCTTTCTCAGTAATCTGTTCTGTTCTTTAAGGAAACTGAAAACTTGCTGGTGACAATCCGGTTGCTTATGGTTTACGGAATCAGAAATCAAGTCTTCAAGACAATGATTCACCTCCTGGATACGAGACTTGAGGAAGAAATCCCCAGCAACACCATCCTGAAAAGAAGCACAGCCATGGATGAAACCTGATATCTCTGCCATAAGCATATGGACAGGTTGTAttcatatatattgtagcgtgcactgGGGAAGGCAGGTGACGTAAtgacatacaaagacataagccttatatacgctccttgcaaggaagctggctcttttgtacagtggtatcgccgctatgctttagtgcgagaggtcccgggttcgcacccgccctccacctgtgagTGGATTGTCTCGCCATGTGTGAGGCGTCTGTCTGTgggaaccgagattgctacaatatatatactaCAATGGAgctatttatctatatatctatatacacacacgcacacagtcaaATCTCAATAAACTTAACTcggattaaacacatttcctggTACTATGAATTTTCTATGTGGCCCCAGCCAAATTTAGCAGTAGCCTATTGTGAATTACTCTTTATAAGACAAATTCACTCAAGACAATTTTTCTGCAAACGGCAACATTAATCAATATTAGAAAACATTAGAAAGTTTCATCCTCCAATCAGGAAACTGCAATGCCAAGCACTACCCCAAAAGCTAAACAGGAGTGAAAAGGGCGGAGTCTGGGCGTGAACCAGAGTCCAAGAACAATGCAAgggagtgtcttaaccactatgcgaACGATTCGGACtggtctgcatttgtggttataaagcttttaatttcatctAATTTCACCTACAGGGGAGAGTTCATAACAGCAGTGAACCACATAACACTGCCCTTTACAGAAAGAAAGCCAAATACTAAAATCAGTagagatttaaaatatttaaaataagaactaAACCACTGTTTGCCTGTTTCTAATCACAATAAAACCTTAATTATTGCTGTCTGCAGTTCAGGATATACCCTCCCCAACTTCTCCCTccccaatcaataataataataataataataataataataataataataataataataaccagtgtTCTATTGCTTACAAATACTCCAAGGCTTCTCCAAATCACAATTCTGAACTCACAGTGTCATCTGTGTCAAAGCACTGCTGTCTTTCCTTCAGATTGGCGATCTGCTGGCAGTACCAGAAACGAGCCCGGTCCAAAACACTCAGCCCATTGTACAAAAAGTCCTTCTCCTGCTCCAGACCCTTCAATCTCTTCAGCTGCAAAAAGAGGGAGAGAGTCATACAGTAAATGCTGCCAGAGGCTTGCCCATTATAGGCACTGAGTCCATTACagtctgacagacagacagagggctCCACACTCCTTACACCCCATCAAAGACACAACTTCATTACAGTCAGACAGATGAGGGCTTCAGTCTCCAGCATTTTCTCGCCTCTGAGGTACTGAGCTAGAGGctgacagacagatagaaagacATGCAGACAGGTCCCTCCCTACCCAAAGGAAGAATCGCAGAGCGTCGCTGCTCCTAGGGCTGTTTTCAAGGGGAATGATTACTACTCTATAGGAGGCTGTGCACGCCATGAGAATCAAGagacagggtgagagagagaaagagagagagagggagagtgaggggAGGGGAAGGGAGGGCAGAGGCTCTGCTGTGAAAGATTCCACATGGCTCTGCGATAGGAATGTTATTGACAAGGCAGGGTTGACAACTCAGGGAAAGAACGCAATAGAAAGAAAGGAATTGCTGCATGCCAAACAGTCAGACCTCCTTAATTTTACTTCTGTTAATCATCACATTGAAGCCTGAATATAATGGAAGCCAACGGGGAGGCGGTTCTGATAATATAGGTTGTTCTCGTAGGCACATTTATCAGTTTTGTCAGTGTTAAAAATTAAGTTCACTTGCTTATTGTCTCCGTTTTTGCTCAGTTCCTTTGAAGCGATATGAGTTTGACTGTAATTTTTTAACAATTCATATTAactgtctctaattattgtgtatttacatcgtggttacttagtaaatacatgtgtacttacacataattacaatgttattatgcagggTTACAGTTTACTTAATGAGTAttttttttgcacgatataacccttttttgatacaattgtgtacttaaatatattgtgcaaaaaatgtacacattaagtacattgtaactatgtatagtAGCATTGTAACTATATGTCAGTCCACATGTAGTTACTAACTGTCTCCAAGTCTTCTCACTGATCCATCCCTCATCTCCTATATACAGCCCAAAGATGGAGGAAGATCAGAAATGTactgaacacaacacaggacTCAGTACAATCCCACACATCTCTTAAGGTaagcaaacaaagaaataaaaacagaaaacctgCATTACAGATACACACCGTGAAAGCTAATTTCTTGCCAATAAATGATTAGggttcaaaatgtattatttagaaaatataaatggaaaatataaattttttGGACAAGCTCTTAAACTGAGGGAACATGACGCCAGGGAGACTTACGggttgatacagcaaagttgcctcaaactagatcTTCTGGAACAAGGTTTCAAACCACTGGTCCTGAAAGAGTTTAAGAGCTTAAGAGCTTACCTGACACTTATATGGTTGGACTAATACATTTCTAACATTTTTCAGAAATTAGCTTTCATGGTCTGTATTTGTAACATCTTCCCCCTGGTAGATTTTAAAGGTTAACTGTACGGTTGCTATAGTTTCAGAGGGCAGTGAAATGATAGCTACCCACACCTACAGTAGTGTCCATTTCTATAATCTTAAAAAAAGCTTGATTGtattggaatctttttttttaaagacattttgcaAATGAAGAGGGATACAAATATATGACTCATCTGTTTTGGATAACGATACAAGGACCTGTCTGCAAATCAACAGAGgtcgtggagagctgcaggctaTAGACTTAATTTAATGGAGACAAGATGTCAATACAGACAGTGCATGGCATTCATTTTATTGTCACAACATTTTAGTTCTGCATCAAAAGACAACCCTCTGGGGTTCTAAGTGTCATAGACCAACATAAACTAATTCACTAGCCTCTCTTGCCTTTCACGTCTGTAAGCTTGGGTTGCAATATGTGCTGTGGTTCTGAGCACATTAAGAATAGGGTTTTTTCAAACTGAGTAAATGTGTGTATCAGCTGTATTGTAGCCCTACACTGTTCCCTATCAACAGTGTTCTGGTAGGTATCTCTAATAATTTAGGATATTTAtgtaagaaaataattgtttgtcTATTTTCTCCCTGGTGAAATTACCACCTCTGTTTTTTGGTGCTGATGTATTTAATCCTTTATGTGAAAAAtgttactgtcattttttttcattttaataacaagATGACAGGATTTTATTTATGAAATTTTATTTAAtcagtattgttaaaaaaaaaaaacacacacacacacaaccacaaatctatctattaaaaaaaacatgcttaggGTTTGCATCAATATAGTTAAGATTAAACAAACATACATGAAAACAAGGCAGCCTTAATTAACATATAAAAACTAATCTAGCAGTGCAGTGACTTAGTCCTACTGTAGCAGTGGCACAAGGACAGCCTGGGATTGGATGAGGCTGCTATTGGTAGAATTGAACAACAATATGCTAATTAATCCCTTCCCAAAttatcttcaatggcaatgcaaagAGAAATGCTACAGTGATAATTACACTAATTGGCAAAGATTATGATTATTATCTCTGTTTTATGTATCATCCAAAGGATGATACATAAAACAAAGGTTAAgggatttgctcagggtcacacacacacacagtgagtcagtgactgagctggggttgaactgggaacctcctggtaataagcccttttctttaaccacaggatcACCAAGGACAGCTGCGATGGGATGACTATTTGTAGAATGTTACCACAGTGGGATATTTTGACATAAAATTACAATGATCCCAAATTACACTAAAACATCTATATCAAGATATTCCATTTTAGTACAAAACCATGGTACCATAGCATCAGATAGACAGATGTGTTACCGTATTAGCACTGTGAAATATCTATTACAAATCCATTGGTAAGTTACCATTCCTGGTGATGCTGTGGTCTTCTAGCAGGGtgagataatataatataacccCAATGCAATTTTTCAATCAAAGAAGATCAGCTGAATGTTATTTAACGCTCTTGTCTTATTCTTCGTGAGTCTGCAATAGGTCTTGCTTTACTGGTCGGCAGGAGCAGGGGTGATTGATGAATACAGGACAGTCAGTTGAGTGTCCTGGCTCTGCGGTCGAGGAATTTTCTTCTCAAGATCTTGAAGGGTTGCATAGTGGAGTTCTGGTTCTTCCTCCTCAGGTTCACTCTAATACAAAGAATTTAAAGaattttcagtaacactttacattaagtgtctctaattaatgtgtatttacattgcagtaatttagcaaatacatttgcaactaatagtgttattatacatagttataaTGAACTAAATCTTTTTACATGATATTTGTACCAGAAAAAGGTTAAGGTGAGGTGCCGAGATAAGGTtaatggggttagggttatatcaattgcaactatgtataataacattgtaattacatgtaagTAAGCATGTATTAATGAAGTAACTACTacgtaaatacacagcaattagagacacaatgtaaagtgttaccgaatgTTCTAGCTCACTTTAAAATCTTGTTTCATCCATGGTATTGGCACTATTGACATTATCACAGGAACTCCTTTAAATTCCATTGTCACATCATTTATTATAACTAGCAAAATGACAATTGCCCCCTTTAATAGATTAAAgtttctttaaaattaaatttataatACTTATTAATGGTAGAAAAATGTTCAAAAACAGTTAGATTTTTTACTATGACGTGGGTACAATAATTATTTCAATAAGCAATCTGTTGAAAATACTTTTCCCTCAATGGCATTAAAGATTGCAAAATCTAATATACTGGTTAAAGAAATGTGAGGACAGATGCATTCATAAatctttataaattaaaaaaagaaaaaaaaaaatcttgttgaAATGTACAGTACCTGGACTGTGCCCTGGTTCTCTGAGGcagaaagaaagaacataagtttaaaacaacaacaagaataataataataataataataataataataataataataataataataataataataataataataatagatttagGATATTCAAACTTGATTGAGtgaataaaacatacaaacagtTAATCAAAATGGAAACTTCAATTTTTAAGCCAAAAGGGTAACCTAGTTATTAACTAAGCAGGCACTAACATTGTCAAGTAACTCTGAACTtgtatttaattgtactgtactaATGAATTATGGATTGTACCAGTACCGTACATGCATCTCTATGACAACAAGTTTGAGCGGAATAGAAAGAATAGTCTTACGGTCATTTTCAACCTTCTGCAAAAGGGCTTCATTTTTCTGTCTTTTGTCGATAAATTCtggaaaatgaaaaggtaaaGTGCTTAATTTGGAATGGTTTCAATTGTAGCAATTAACTACATGTCAAAGGATTGGTAAACACTCCCTGTTCCCGTGTTTAGAACAAAGATAACCACTCACTTTAAAGGCGggttgaaggaaaaaaaaatatatcgaaCTGTTTCTACGGTAGctgattcacttcctgtgcagtgaCTATTAGAGAAGAACTGATCTACACAGAACAGGAAGTGACTGAAACTGAGACAGTCGACATTAATGCCAGCTTAACAGGCAGTGTTATATGATGCACTGCCGTTCCGGATTCTGTCAGCTGTCATGAGGTTAAAAGCTAGAGTGGTTGAGATGCTCACTTGCGGCGTGCCAGGTCTCTGATTCGGGCCCAGCCTCCACCCTTACACCAGGCCATAGCGGTTCCCACTTGATCCCCGAGGGATGAGACTGTGTTTGTCCCACACtataaataatgtgtattttggaAACTTGGTTGACTTTTATTTTGGAAACTTTGTTGACTGAGATGCAACTGGAGGGTTAGCTTCCAGGGGATGTAGTTAGGGACCTGCATACAGAAGGTAAAGCTACAGATAGAGCTAGATAGAGCTAACTTAAGCCAGGAATAGCAAACGGCAGCATCATGACTCTGTATCAGGGTTAACAGTAAGAATGCCAGATTTGTTAAAGTCTATCTCAAATCAATAAAACACTTGCTTCTCAGCAGTTTAGCGACTTCTAGTGAATGTTTGAGCTGTATCtgaaaatatgaatatgaaaGTATACGCACCTATTCCTTGGGATCTCTTGCTCTTGAAAGTGAGGAAGGCTCCAATCAGGATGGTGAGAATCAGGATAAACGTTCCCATGGATGCTACGGAAAAAGAAAGCATGGATATCCCTGCAGGGAACAAGAACATGAGAAAAGTTTGAGGAACGAgaagttcagtcaggaaactcatgcgatagattatttatttaaacacagactAGACCGCTCTACTGCATTATACGTGTTTTACACTGCATTCTATCACCTTTCGCGGTACCCCTGCCCTTAAATGATCtcgcagataagtggagaggctacCCAAAGGGAAGGCATGAGCAGGGGGGCAGGTTAGCGGCTCATTACAAGAAACcaaaaaagcaggtggaggctgggggaggaggaggcgaactctggCACACAGCGGGGAGATAATGGATTGAGGtaatataaatcctttccttgatGATCGTATTATTGAAcaaaggacaaataagatactagctattcgaTTGATGATTTGGAAGTGCCTAAAATTTGTTTAAAGTTTGTTCCCTCCCAGAGCCACCGTTTTGCTTAATAGAGCCTATTTCTTCTTCACCTGATAGCCTAGTCTATACATTTATAACTAactgtgtaaaactgtgtttccTGAAAATACTGGATTAATGATGACAAATAAGGCATTGAAAAGATGGGGAATCCCGTTACCTATGTGTGCTGGTTCCAGGATTACCCATGAACAAGGTGGGTATATTAACTGGAGCATAAATTGAACAAAACCCACACGTACTTGAAGGTAACATCATGCAAACCAATGTTACTGTAACTTCGTATGCTACCATATAATCCCTTATAAAATTTtcccgtagtaaaagcatagcaaagtgtaataaagcacagataataaatggtaaagcatagttaagcaaagaccagggaggtatggtaaagaccAGCGagttatagtaaagcatatttatttaaccaggagatttacccattgagaccatagcctcatttacaagggggtcctggaacaattacagtatacaaacaatacaataagAACATGTGGTTCAAACTTAATTAGCATCATACAGAGACCAAAGAATAAGACATGTACCTGTTTgctaatgtggactgaaggagaagaaTTGGCAAAACCTTTTCCTAAGGGATGCTACAGCATGTGTGTTTCATAACTGTGCAGGTAAGACGGACGTTTCAAACTGAAGTTTAGACAAGATTAATGGAGTTAATTAGGACACTTACCATCCTCCACTGTAGTTTCAGAGGAATTTGAAGTTCCATTTAATTCCTGTGGTTTTTGGGTCACGGTTGTATTTTTATCAGCAGCTGAAATTTAAAGACCCGAGTCATTGCAATGCATAGAGGTAAACACCAATATAGAAAGTGATAGGCTGGGTACGAACGGGTGACCCCGCGTACCATAAGACAGCGTCTAAAATACAGTACCAAAGCTAGCGTCTAAATCATTTATGCTTTATTTGGGAGTTCAAAAACTACAGCTTCCGAAAGAAAAGCAATTACATTTCTCAAAGGTAAGTTAACTCTGATATTTCCTCTTGGGTAACACAGTACCGTTTGTAAGGCCGCATTACCACGGCAATATTTGTGCCCCCGTCTGTGAATAAATATTGATAGAGATTTATGAATATTAATTTACCAAGCAGAACCTTTTACACTTTTTACATGGGACAGTTAGAGAGGCTTGTCAAGTCTCAAATATTAATGACataatggattaacatcccttgTACACATCATAGCATTTTTTAGAGTCTATGCTGCATGATTGTCAATGTTGTTATTAGGGTAAAAAGCCAAACCTGATATTATTTACAGTTCTTAATAAAATGTCCAGgcattttattaaattgttgtGATGTTATTCTCAATTGAACCCTATTACAAACAAAAATTGGGAACTGAGAACAGTCAAGCTACACTTCCTGTATTAAAACGTGCACTTTGTTATAGTTACCACAGACACCTGTTTCCTATCACCGTTATCTCACCTGTTTTAAAATTAGCCATTCTCTGCTGTTTGTAAGATAAAGATCAACTTCACacttaagcattttttttctcattgtttttctTAGCTGCAAAACCGTCTTATTCAAGTTAGAATAGTGATGTATTATATTTATCATCAGTATGAGTCCCGTTTATTAAGAATCCAAATTTTGTActtgaaaaagaaatgtatacttatgccataaaatattaaatatctcGCTGAAAATGTAATGTGAAAATTGTAACGTTACAGTaacttatttgaaaaaaaaaaaaaaaaaaaaaacaaaaaaaaaaaacagatacaaatagtttatattttaaagattgaAGCGAATTCTGTTTTCCATGTTAGGCATTAGCGGTagatcgtttaaaaaaaaaaaaaaaaaaaaaaaaggaactatcACATAGAATGTAATCCGTCATTACCACATTCGTTACTTATCTGAAAAAGGAACCGTTATATCATCAGATTAGAATAACGCATTACACATAATCTGTTTCTCCCTCACACTGTGTCTGCAATGTTCATTGTAAATCACTATATCTCCATATTTGCATCCAAACTTGTATTACTTTCATTCGCGGAGTTATGGGCAGAGTTGACTAAAATATTCTATCCTGTTGTGTCGTTGTCGAGATCTGTAAAAACAAGCATACATTGCAAGCTGTGAAACGACTATGCTGGAAAATTTGCCTTTTCAGTACTAGTAAATATTTCTCATTGCCCCTTTGCTTTTAAGAATGCTTATCAGGGGTTAATTTGCGCCCAGAACCAAAACCATTTGGTCTGACAGGCAATAATTAATTTGCAAACGATGAAACgtattgaacaaaaaataaataattgttgccAAAAATTACTCTTTAGACCTAAcatgtacaatataaaatgtattcctgttccatgaattgaatgtgTACTGTAACCAAATATTTTAAGATGCAACATCTATAAGAAAATGATTAGTTATTTTACACCCCAAATGGCAAAATGCCCCCAAAAAATGCGTGCTCTTACCAAGAATGGTGTAGTCGCTCATGTTTATCAGATTAGTATGCCAGCTGTCATCTAAAAATTAGAAGATGGAAACACGTGTACAGATAAACATTACTAAAGTAAGTGCAGGGTTTAAGAGCAGCTATAATTTTCCGCCCGCCTAagacatgctttatgaatatcaCTCTAAATATTCAGCTTCTCAGAATCATATAACACATGGAACATAATTCTAAATATATCTTCCGTTGCAGTCATAAAGACATTAACTGACTGCAATGGAAGATATATTCAGAATTATGTTCAAATTATGTAACATTAATTTGTAGACTTAGTTCCTTACAGTTTTACTTCAGGGCATCCGGTTGAAAGTTATGGATCAACAAGATTCACTCAGTACGAGAAGAAACAGACAATTAGATACCATGTCTCGGACATTCAACCTTAccttcaattattaaaaaaaatgttaatctgCTTCAGTTCAAAGTTTATGAATTAGg
This window of the Polyodon spathula isolate WHYD16114869_AA chromosome 24, ASM1765450v1, whole genome shotgun sequence genome carries:
- the sapcd1 gene encoding suppressor APC domain-containing protein 1, with amino-acid sequence MACTASYRVVIIPLENSPRSSDALRFFLWLKRLKGLEQEKDFLYNGLSVLDRARFWYCQQIANLKERQQCFDTDDTDGVAGDFFLKSRIQEVNHCLEDLISDSVNHKQPDCHQQVFSFLKEQNRLLRKEVNEKSQRISHLEGERRDLLKQLDDLRDVSPAHRGHIIN